Proteins encoded within one genomic window of Rossellomorea vietnamensis:
- the shc gene encoding squalene--hopene cyclase — protein MKKNIENTIRNIQQHLLQMQNAEGSWSFCFENSVITDAYMIILLRSLEADEEELISKLVNRLWRLQTREGTWKLFDDERDGNLSSTIEAYFALRFSGMVAKEDKRLQQAERFIEKNGGFHKAHSITKFMLAVHGQYDWKHLLPIPIQFLLIPKIFPVNFWDLSSYARGHLAPLMLLKDLRFQLRTNDTPQIQELSRFISEVRYSQRELKLFSKINEGIQSLASIPSHLHQQARQFALEYMLQRLERDGTYLSYFSTTFYMIYALLALGYKKSDPVIVKAVQGLKEMACETKNGLHIQNSPSTVWDTALISHALQESGVGPDEQSIEGSVDYLVRMQHFKYGDWALESGVRPGGWGFSESNSIHPDVDDTTAALRAITYAAAGNPHIRPSWDRGLDWILGMQNRDGGFPAFEKNKTKSILTSFPMDGAEAAAIDPSTPDLTGRALEFLGRQAGLNNDHPQVKKGVEWLKLMQKDDGSWYGRWGVCYIYGTWAAITGMRAVGVSSSDKYLQRAKKWLESIQQKDGGWGESCYSDQEKTFVPLSFSTPSQTAWALESLICIEDKPTPAIDLGMMALLDMMSGTKGITTQTYPTGVGLPGNFYIHYHSYQWIWPLLTLNRYKEKYG, from the coding sequence ATGAAAAAAAATATAGAAAATACAATCCGAAATATTCAACAGCATCTTCTGCAGATGCAAAATGCAGAAGGAAGCTGGTCCTTTTGTTTTGAAAATAGCGTGATAACGGATGCGTATATGATCATTCTTCTCCGCTCACTGGAGGCGGATGAGGAAGAACTGATAAGCAAGCTTGTGAACCGGCTTTGGAGATTGCAGACAAGGGAAGGGACGTGGAAGCTCTTTGACGATGAGAGGGATGGGAATCTGTCTTCAACCATCGAGGCGTACTTTGCCCTGAGATTCAGTGGAATGGTTGCAAAGGAGGATAAGAGGCTCCAGCAGGCCGAACGGTTTATAGAGAAAAATGGCGGGTTTCACAAAGCTCACTCCATTACGAAGTTCATGCTGGCTGTTCACGGTCAATATGACTGGAAGCATCTACTGCCGATCCCCATTCAATTCCTGTTGATCCCGAAAATATTCCCTGTTAACTTTTGGGATCTGAGCAGCTATGCCCGAGGTCACCTGGCTCCGTTGATGTTGCTGAAAGATCTTCGGTTCCAGTTAAGAACAAATGATACACCGCAAATACAAGAACTTTCCCGATTTATCAGTGAAGTGAGGTACAGTCAACGGGAATTGAAACTATTTTCAAAAATCAATGAGGGCATCCAGTCACTTGCGAGCATTCCATCCCATCTTCATCAACAAGCCAGACAGTTTGCCCTCGAGTATATGCTGCAGCGATTGGAAAGGGACGGGACCTATCTCAGTTACTTCAGCACGACCTTCTATATGATTTATGCCCTGTTGGCACTGGGGTACAAAAAGAGTGATCCCGTCATTGTGAAGGCTGTGCAAGGGTTGAAAGAGATGGCTTGTGAAACGAAGAATGGACTTCATATTCAAAATTCACCTTCAACTGTTTGGGACACGGCCCTTATCAGTCATGCCCTGCAGGAATCGGGGGTGGGACCTGATGAACAGTCCATAGAGGGATCAGTGGATTACCTTGTCAGGATGCAGCACTTCAAGTATGGGGACTGGGCTCTTGAGAGTGGTGTAAGGCCCGGAGGATGGGGCTTTTCGGAGAGCAACAGCATTCACCCTGATGTGGATGATACAACAGCGGCTCTGAGGGCCATTACGTATGCTGCAGCGGGTAACCCACATATCAGGCCATCTTGGGACCGCGGTCTGGATTGGATACTCGGCATGCAGAACCGGGATGGCGGTTTTCCGGCTTTTGAAAAAAACAAGACGAAATCGATCCTCACTTCTTTTCCGATGGACGGGGCAGAAGCGGCAGCCATCGATCCATCCACCCCTGATTTAACGGGAAGAGCGTTGGAGTTTCTTGGCAGACAGGCAGGATTGAACAACGATCACCCCCAAGTGAAAAAGGGCGTGGAGTGGTTAAAACTGATGCAGAAGGACGATGGATCCTGGTATGGTCGTTGGGGTGTCTGCTACATCTATGGGACATGGGCGGCCATCACGGGGATGAGAGCAGTGGGGGTCTCATCATCTGATAAATATCTTCAAAGGGCTAAGAAATGGTTGGAAAGCATTCAGCAAAAAGATGGGGGATGGGGGGAGTCCTGCTACAGCGATCAAGAAAAGACATTCGTGCCTCTTTCCTTCAGTACCCCTTCACAAACAGCGTGGGCCTTGGAATCACTGATTTGTATCGAAGACAAACCGACCCCTGCGATTGATTTGGGAATGATGGCACTTCTAGATATGATGAGTGGAACAAAGGGCATTACAACCCAAACATACCCAACGGGAGTCGGCCTTCCGGGAAACTTTTACATTCATTACCACAGTTACCAATGGATTTGGCCTTTGCTCACCCTCAACCGTTATAAAGAGAAATACGGTTGA
- a CDS encoding ABC transporter permease subunit → MNIARVVPSILLSFLLLLSVIWPIMTEEPVAKPFLYDEKGEIMDTTPYPPSSLYWLGTDREGKDLFYELMTGAKWTMLVAFIVALLRITLSTLLGVWLHKWLASLYVQGLLHALTFVPQSLIAIIWLTPFLLYEVRSAPPLSMAEAVLLQVLVLVTVGVPTTARMIGETVRHIHSFEFMDSVKVLGGSSFHLARKHVFPHLLPRLFILSGRQLVQVLTLMLHLSIFHLFIGGTIIMSGQEHDQFNVHASSTYEWAGLIGSRYGELLLEPYIVVFPVMAYSLLILLMNMMIKNLEKSYRKV, encoded by the coding sequence GTGAACATTGCAAGGGTGGTACCATCGATTCTATTATCCTTCCTGTTACTCTTGAGCGTCATTTGGCCAATCATGACAGAGGAGCCGGTCGCAAAGCCTTTCCTCTATGATGAAAAAGGGGAAATCATGGACACGACCCCTTATCCGCCTTCAAGCTTATATTGGCTTGGAACGGACCGGGAAGGTAAAGATTTATTTTATGAGCTGATGACGGGAGCAAAATGGACGATGTTAGTTGCTTTTATTGTCGCGTTGTTGAGAATCACCCTGTCTACACTTCTTGGAGTCTGGCTGCATAAATGGCTTGCTTCCTTATATGTGCAAGGATTGTTACACGCTCTCACCTTCGTTCCGCAGTCCCTCATCGCCATTATATGGCTTACTCCTTTTTTGCTGTATGAGGTAAGAAGTGCGCCGCCCCTTTCAATGGCTGAAGCCGTTTTATTACAGGTCCTTGTCCTCGTGACGGTGGGGGTGCCGACGACAGCGAGGATGATCGGGGAAACGGTTCGCCATATTCACTCATTTGAATTTATGGATAGTGTGAAGGTGCTGGGGGGATCATCTTTCCATTTGGCTAGGAAGCATGTTTTTCCCCATCTTTTGCCGCGACTGTTCATTTTGTCAGGAAGACAGCTCGTACAAGTTCTCACGCTTATGTTGCATCTTTCCATTTTTCATTTATTCATAGGTGGGACAATCATTATGTCAGGACAGGAGCATGATCAATTCAATGTTCATGCAAGCTCAACGTATGAGTGGGCCGGATTGATCGGAAGTCGATATGGAGAGTTATTATTGGAACCTTACATCGTGGTTTTTCCCGTCATGGCTTATTCCTTGTTGATCCTATTGATGAATATGATGATCAAAAATCTTGAAAAATCCTATCGAAAGGTATGA
- a CDS encoding DUF2161 domain-containing phosphodiesterase: MTKLKESDLYQPIQKHFHKQGYQVNGEVNDCDLTAMKEGELVIVELKLSLNIELLIQATKRQRLTDLVYIAIPKPKRLRSKRWNDIRHLVRRLELGLITVSFTTKTPKLDFAIHPEAFDRKKVMRNSKKKRASLVKEIEGRSADYNVGGSNKTKIMTAYKESCIHIACCLEKHGPMSPKNLTKLGTGDKTPSILQKNYYRWFERVKRGVYQITDSGREEMQKYPELVSYYSQKIEENQEGSAPR, translated from the coding sequence ATGACGAAACTGAAAGAATCGGATTTATATCAGCCGATCCAGAAGCATTTTCATAAACAGGGATATCAGGTGAACGGTGAAGTGAATGACTGTGATCTGACGGCGATGAAAGAGGGGGAGCTGGTGATTGTGGAGCTGAAGCTTTCCTTGAATATCGAGCTCCTCATCCAGGCAACGAAGCGGCAGCGGCTGACGGATCTTGTGTACATTGCGATTCCGAAACCGAAGCGCCTCAGGTCGAAGCGATGGAACGATATACGTCATTTGGTCAGGCGTCTTGAACTTGGTCTTATCACGGTTTCCTTTACGACAAAGACGCCAAAGCTTGATTTTGCCATTCATCCGGAAGCCTTTGACCGAAAGAAGGTTATGCGAAATAGCAAAAAGAAGCGGGCATCCCTGGTGAAGGAAATCGAAGGCCGCAGTGCGGATTACAATGTAGGCGGCAGCAATAAAACGAAGATCATGACCGCTTATAAAGAGAGCTGCATACACATCGCCTGCTGCCTGGAAAAACACGGACCCATGTCCCCGAAGAATTTAACAAAGCTGGGGACGGGCGACAAAACCCCGTCCATCCTCCAGAAGAACTATTACCGGTGGTTCGAAAGGGTGAAAAGGGGCGTGTATCAAATCACGGATTCCGGCAGAGAGGAAATGCAAAAGTATCCTGAACTTGTAAGCTATTACTCACAGAAAATAGAAGAAAATCAAGAAGGGTCTGCTCCCCGGTAA
- the nagE gene encoding N-acetylglucosamine-specific PTS transporter subunit IIBC, giving the protein MMKYLQRIGRSLMLPVAVLPAAAILMGIGYWIDPSGWGADSPIAAFLIKAGASIIDNMAILFAVGVALGMAKAKDGSAALSGLVAYLVITTLLSTDSVALLQGIEKEAVNPAFDKIGNQFVGILSGIVAAGMYNRFSHVKLPDAFAFFSGKRLVPIMSAIAMLVVSGVMLFVWPVIYTALVSFGKEISGLGFTGAGLYGFFNRLLIPTGLHHALNSVFWFDVAGINDIGNFWSGTGEKGVTGMYQAGFFPVMMFGLPAAGLAIYHAAKPGKKKQVASLMLAAGFASFFTGVTEPLEFAFMFVAPALYVAHAVLTGLSLAIASFFHWTAGFGFSAGFVDFVLSSRLPLANLPYMLLIQGLVFAFLYYFLFRFMISKFNLMTPGREEEGEEGEMAPILTGEDKFAVMAAEIYAGLGGDENVTSVENCITRLRVEVKDMEIVDQERIKATGVPGIHVVGENSLHVIVGTSVQFVADEIERIRG; this is encoded by the coding sequence ATGATGAAATACTTGCAGCGCATTGGTCGTTCGTTGATGCTTCCCGTTGCCGTGTTACCGGCTGCGGCGATTTTGATGGGGATCGGGTATTGGATCGACCCGTCCGGCTGGGGGGCGGATAGTCCGATTGCCGCTTTCCTGATCAAGGCAGGGGCATCGATCATTGATAATATGGCGATTCTATTTGCTGTCGGTGTCGCACTCGGGATGGCAAAGGCGAAGGATGGATCGGCGGCACTGAGCGGATTGGTCGCGTATCTCGTTATTACCACATTGCTGTCGACGGATTCCGTTGCGTTGTTACAAGGGATAGAAAAAGAGGCAGTGAATCCCGCTTTCGATAAGATTGGAAATCAATTTGTCGGAATCTTGTCGGGGATCGTAGCGGCAGGTATGTACAATCGTTTCAGTCATGTGAAGCTACCGGATGCTTTTGCCTTTTTCAGCGGGAAACGATTGGTGCCGATCATGTCCGCAATCGCCATGCTCGTCGTTTCAGGCGTGATGCTGTTTGTATGGCCGGTCATCTATACAGCGCTTGTTTCCTTCGGGAAGGAAATCAGCGGGCTTGGGTTTACAGGCGCAGGTTTATATGGGTTCTTCAATCGATTATTGATTCCCACCGGATTGCATCATGCGTTGAATTCTGTGTTCTGGTTTGATGTTGCCGGAATCAATGATATCGGGAACTTCTGGTCTGGCACGGGTGAAAAAGGTGTGACGGGAATGTATCAGGCTGGATTCTTCCCTGTCATGATGTTTGGTTTGCCGGCAGCTGGTCTTGCCATTTATCATGCAGCGAAACCAGGTAAGAAAAAGCAGGTTGCTTCCCTGATGCTTGCAGCAGGTTTTGCTTCCTTTTTTACAGGAGTGACAGAACCTCTTGAATTTGCCTTCATGTTCGTGGCGCCGGCTTTATATGTAGCTCATGCCGTGCTGACCGGATTATCCCTTGCGATTGCATCCTTCTTCCACTGGACGGCAGGTTTCGGATTCAGCGCAGGGTTTGTCGATTTTGTCCTGAGTTCAAGGCTTCCCCTGGCCAATCTGCCATATATGCTGCTGATTCAAGGTCTCGTATTTGCTTTCCTATATTATTTCTTATTCCGTTTTATGATTTCGAAATTCAATCTGATGACACCTGGGCGTGAAGAAGAAGGGGAAGAAGGAGAGATGGCTCCTATTCTCACAGGAGAAGACAAGTTCGCAGTCATGGCAGCAGAAATCTATGCCGGCCTCGGCGGAGATGAAAATGTTACCTCCGTTGAAAATTGCATCACCAGATTGAGAGTGGAAGTGAAGGACATGGAGATTGTGGACCAGGAACGGATCAAAGCAACGGGGGTCCCGGGGATCCATGTGGTGGGGGAAAATAGCCTTCATGTGATTGTCGGGACGTCTGTGCAGTTTGTGGCAGACGAGATCGAGAGGATTCGGGGGTAA
- a CDS encoding ArsR/SmtB family transcription factor, which yields MGMEIVFSPFNELMASLHVLCNPVHHPYRRKWAMEVERSLPTEMVDEIRLLGSLSYEWMYLMNIRNEYVLNESSTEEVIEFICSMPDDAFVFYMLGEQYSVDTLKSWKKDSRMSPLSFQQKELLSHPKQWKDRIHELLYEFNEKVFQPELFRIRPWIKSAAATFQQKLDQSSLEALNEVHPDVTVTLQTIKVQKGETYQFSLADYPHVTLQPSTFITPHVMLGVYPGRLCLGLHVAVPDTEEMKDEPPEDLLLMFKALGEATRLKILRDVLIHPYSTKQLAEKHSLSEATISGHIKTLQKAGLVKSERKGYYIFYSGNRERMESLRSDLSQFISLPLLEQFIYEHDFA from the coding sequence ATGGGTATGGAAATTGTATTTTCCCCTTTTAATGAATTAATGGCCAGTTTGCACGTGTTGTGTAATCCTGTGCATCATCCTTATCGCAGGAAGTGGGCGATGGAGGTGGAAAGGTCACTCCCAACAGAGATGGTCGACGAAATCCGATTGCTTGGTTCGCTTTCATACGAGTGGATGTACCTTATGAATATCCGTAACGAGTATGTACTGAACGAATCTTCCACTGAGGAAGTAATTGAGTTTATTTGTTCCATGCCGGATGACGCATTTGTTTTTTATATGCTGGGAGAACAGTATAGTGTGGATACGCTTAAATCCTGGAAGAAGGACAGCCGGATGTCTCCATTAAGCTTCCAGCAAAAAGAGTTATTATCTCATCCCAAACAGTGGAAGGATCGTATTCATGAGCTTCTTTACGAATTCAATGAAAAAGTCTTTCAGCCGGAATTATTCCGGATACGTCCTTGGATCAAGAGTGCGGCAGCAACCTTTCAGCAGAAGCTTGACCAATCTTCACTGGAGGCCCTGAACGAAGTCCATCCTGATGTAACGGTCACCCTTCAAACGATTAAAGTCCAAAAAGGAGAAACATATCAATTTTCTCTGGCAGACTATCCACACGTCACGTTGCAGCCATCCACTTTCATTACTCCCCATGTCATGCTCGGGGTATATCCAGGAAGGCTTTGTCTTGGGCTGCACGTGGCGGTTCCGGATACAGAAGAGATGAAGGATGAACCGCCGGAGGATTTATTGCTCATGTTCAAAGCATTGGGGGAAGCAACACGACTAAAGATTTTGCGGGACGTTTTGATTCATCCATACAGTACGAAACAGCTTGCTGAAAAACATAGTCTTTCTGAAGCGACCATTTCGGGTCATATCAAGACTCTTCAAAAAGCCGGTTTAGTAAAGAGTGAGCGTAAAGGGTATTATATCTTTTATTCAGGAAACAGGGAAAGGATGGAGTCCCTGCGATCCGACCTGAGTCAATTCATCTCACTCCCATTATTGGAGCAATTTATTTATGAACATGATTTCGCATAA
- a CDS encoding glutamate synthase subunit beta, producing MGKATGFMEYSRQTTAERHPAERTKDWNDYTTPLSEEEIKKQGARCMDCGVPTCQSGMEINGSTSGCPVYHLIPEWNDLVYQGQWKEALKREHQMNNFPEFTGFACPAPCEGACVLGINEPPVAIRTVERSIIEKGFEEGWVIPEPPQFRTGKRVAVVGSGPAGLASAAQLNKAGHLVTVFEKNDRVGGLLTYGIPEMKLPYSVVKRRVDILEEEGIEFVTNTEVGKDYTVENLRENFDAVILCGGAAVHRDIQVDGRDLKGVHYAMEFLHANTKSLLDSNLQDGEYISAEGKNVIVIGGGDTGTDCLATSVRHNCKSLTQFDIYDKKGAMRDEVGNPWPQYPVIHRVEYGQKEAAEVLGDDPRAYAVMTKKFVGDEHGHIKEVHTVNVKLRYDENGNKIRDEIPGTEKVWPADLVLLAIGFSGPEQDLIKELEVETNSNSTVKAEYGNYMTNVDGVFAAGDMRRGQSLIVWAINEGREAARECDRYLMGTTELP from the coding sequence ATGGGAAAAGCAACTGGATTTATGGAATATTCGAGACAGACAACGGCTGAGAGACATCCAGCCGAACGGACGAAAGATTGGAACGATTACACCACTCCTCTTTCGGAAGAAGAAATCAAGAAACAAGGGGCACGCTGCATGGACTGCGGCGTACCCACTTGTCAGTCCGGAATGGAGATCAACGGGTCGACATCGGGCTGCCCTGTGTATCACCTGATACCCGAATGGAATGATCTTGTGTATCAGGGACAATGGAAGGAAGCATTGAAACGCGAGCATCAGATGAATAACTTTCCTGAATTCACCGGCTTCGCCTGTCCGGCTCCATGTGAAGGGGCGTGTGTGCTTGGAATCAATGAGCCGCCTGTTGCCATCAGGACTGTGGAACGCTCGATCATTGAGAAGGGATTTGAGGAAGGCTGGGTCATTCCGGAACCGCCTCAGTTCCGCACCGGTAAGCGCGTGGCCGTCGTCGGATCAGGTCCTGCAGGATTGGCTTCAGCTGCGCAGCTGAATAAAGCAGGTCATCTTGTCACCGTTTTTGAAAAAAATGATCGAGTCGGCGGTCTCTTGACGTATGGGATTCCCGAAATGAAGCTTCCATACTCGGTCGTGAAGCGCCGTGTCGATATTTTAGAAGAAGAGGGCATTGAATTTGTCACGAATACGGAGGTTGGGAAAGACTACACCGTCGAAAATCTTCGGGAGAACTTTGACGCCGTCATCCTCTGCGGGGGAGCAGCCGTACACCGTGACATCCAGGTCGATGGACGTGATCTGAAAGGCGTTCATTATGCCATGGAATTCCTTCATGCGAATACGAAAAGCTTATTGGATTCGAACTTACAGGATGGCGAATATATTTCTGCTGAAGGGAAGAACGTCATCGTCATCGGTGGAGGGGACACGGGTACAGACTGTCTGGCCACTTCCGTGAGGCATAATTGTAAAAGCCTGACTCAGTTCGATATATATGATAAAAAAGGTGCGATGCGGGATGAAGTGGGCAATCCTTGGCCACAGTATCCGGTCATTCACCGGGTGGAGTACGGACAAAAGGAAGCGGCCGAAGTCCTTGGCGATGATCCACGTGCGTACGCTGTCATGACGAAGAAGTTTGTCGGTGATGAACATGGCCATATCAAGGAAGTTCATACGGTCAATGTGAAACTCCGCTATGACGAAAATGGAAACAAGATCCGTGATGAAATCCCGGGAACTGAAAAAGTTTGGCCGGCGGACCTTGTCCTTCTGGCCATCGGATTCAGCGGACCCGAGCAGGATCTGATCAAAGAGCTTGAAGTCGAAACAAACAGCAACTCCACTGTGAAAGCGGAGTACGGGAACTACATGACAAACGTCGATGGCGTCTTCGCTGCAGGAGACATGCGCCGTGGCCAAAGCCTCATCGTCTGGGCCATCAACGAAGGCCGTGAAGCAGCCCGCGAATGCGACCGCTACCTTATGGGCACAACTGAATTACCTTAA
- a CDS encoding ABC transporter permease subunit has translation MTTFMKGIGQFGLACIGILLILASPALISGPKSFAASTMTIMQEIMHPGTLSYYAHSETLSFSRMPEARSVEFHQKQATIELFPSILDSYVYSMSLMMGGLMLSIVVASLSGLFLIQFPSFLKKVIFSAIDVLESVPDVFFIFSIQLCVVWFYKMTGVELALAYSTNDQQAFLLPVIILSIVPGIYMLKIQLLFMNEEMEKDYALFAKSKGLSHAMISLHHIFRNTVMECLAHLPVIVLSLFTHLVVLEFLFQSNGIMRFILGDQPASSRVFMLILTMTPFFFIINGLNHFRQRFYPGSGGEME, from the coding sequence ATGACAACATTCATGAAAGGAATAGGTCAATTTGGATTAGCGTGCATAGGGATCCTTCTCATTCTTGCTTCACCGGCCTTGATATCCGGTCCGAAGAGCTTTGCAGCATCGACAATGACAATCATGCAGGAAATCATGCATCCTGGCACTCTTTCTTATTACGCTCATTCTGAAACACTGTCTTTTTCCCGGATGCCTGAAGCGAGATCGGTTGAGTTCCATCAGAAGCAGGCAACGATAGAACTGTTTCCTTCCATACTAGATTCGTATGTTTATAGCATGTCACTGATGATGGGCGGCTTGATGTTGTCGATTGTCGTGGCTTCTCTGTCAGGCTTGTTTCTTATTCAGTTCCCTTCTTTTCTGAAAAAAGTGATTTTCTCCGCAATAGACGTACTCGAGTCAGTCCCTGATGTATTCTTCATCTTTAGTATTCAATTATGTGTTGTCTGGTTTTATAAGATGACCGGTGTTGAACTGGCCCTTGCTTATTCCACCAATGATCAACAGGCCTTCCTCTTGCCAGTCATCATATTGAGCATAGTCCCGGGAATTTATATGTTGAAAATCCAGCTTCTCTTCATGAACGAAGAAATGGAAAAGGATTATGCCCTGTTTGCCAAATCCAAAGGTCTTTCACATGCGATGATTTCGCTTCACCACATTTTCAGGAATACAGTCATGGAGTGCCTGGCTCATTTACCCGTCATCGTTTTGTCCCTGTTCACACATCTCGTGGTCCTTGAATTCCTGTTTCAGAGTAACGGAATCATGAGGTTCATTTTGGGAGATCAGCCCGCATCATCACGTGTCTTCATGTTGATTCTTACCATGACACCATTTTTTTTCATTATAAATGGGTTAAACCATTTTCGGCAGCGGTTTTATCCAGGGAGTGGAGGAGAAATGGAGTGA